A single window of Candidatus Eisenbacteria bacterium DNA harbors:
- the pgsB gene encoding poly-gamma-glutamate synthase PgsB has protein sequence MTVLWLAVACVAMLWGFETWRHRRALRAIPIRIHVNGSRGKSSVTRLIASAINESGKRTFAKTTGSKARMIFPDGREEPVIRLSTPNICEQINVLDRARREKAEVIVMECMAVRPDLQRICEKKIMHSTIGVITNARADHLDVMGPTVADVAVALSSTIPRKGLTVVGCSRHAGLMREVAERRGSIFVVADPMVIPPNAMDGFSYLEHEENVATTLAVTRYLNIPDEVAIRGMHKSTPDVGACTRWHLTRLGREIEFMNAFAANDLESTIAIWQKLGYSTKREDITFALLNLRGDRLDRSLQFAEAVEDTIRADYYFLVGDIPNAVQRQFERQVPRDRLKTLGRVTPSAIFDRIAELSPTRARVGGIGNIGGLGHEILAYVSQPIVSQDGGSSC, from the coding sequence TTGACAGTATTGTGGCTGGCAGTAGCATGCGTCGCCATGCTATGGGGTTTCGAGACGTGGCGCCATCGCCGGGCGTTGAGGGCGATCCCTATTCGCATTCATGTCAACGGAAGCCGCGGGAAATCCTCGGTGACACGCCTCATCGCCTCGGCCATCAATGAATCCGGCAAACGGACCTTCGCCAAGACGACCGGCTCCAAAGCGCGGATGATCTTCCCCGACGGCAGAGAAGAGCCGGTCATCCGTCTCAGCACACCGAATATTTGCGAGCAGATCAATGTGCTCGATCGAGCCCGGCGCGAGAAGGCCGAGGTTATTGTCATGGAATGTATGGCGGTGCGGCCCGATCTGCAGAGGATCTGCGAGAAAAAAATCATGCATTCAACGATCGGCGTGATTACAAACGCCCGCGCGGATCATCTCGACGTGATGGGACCGACGGTCGCCGACGTCGCCGTCGCCCTCTCATCCACGATTCCACGGAAGGGATTGACCGTTGTGGGTTGCAGCCGCCACGCCGGCCTGATGCGCGAGGTCGCCGAGCGCCGTGGCTCGATTTTTGTCGTCGCCGATCCGATGGTCATCCCACCGAACGCCATGGACGGATTTTCTTATCTCGAGCACGAGGAAAATGTCGCCACGACCTTGGCGGTGACGCGGTATCTCAACATCCCCGACGAGGTTGCGATCCGTGGGATGCACAAATCGACCCCTGATGTCGGCGCCTGTACACGCTGGCATCTGACCAGGCTTGGTCGTGAGATCGAATTCATGAATGCCTTCGCGGCCAATGATCTGGAATCAACAATCGCTATTTGGCAGAAGCTTGGATACAGCACCAAGCGGGAAGATATCACCTTCGCGCTGCTGAATCTCCGCGGGGATCGTCTGGATCGATCGCTGCAATTCGCCGAGGCGGTGGAGGACACGATCCGGGCCGACTACTACTTTTTGGTCGGGGATATTCCCAACGCGGTGCAACGGCAATTCGAACGGCAGGTTCCCCGGGACCGGTTGAAAACACTTGGCCGCGTCACACCGAGTGCTATCTTTGACCGGATCGCCGAGTTGAGCCCCACCCGGGCGAGGGTCGGCGGCATTGGTAATATCGGAGGGTTGGGCCACGAAATCCTGGCGTATGTATCACAGCCCATTGTGTCTCAGGATGGAGGTTCGAGTTGTTGA
- the asnB gene encoding asparagine synthase (glutamine-hydrolyzing), whose amino-acid sequence MCGIAGIVNFRGDAPPETASLRRMAGALRHRGPDAFGVYRDKIAGLAHARLSIIDLVTGQQPLCNENEKLWITFNGEIYNYVELRRQLVDLGHSFRTQSDTEVIVHAYEEWGHEAFARFNGQFAFALWNSESKKLILARDPHGIRPLYICRHKSSLFFASEVKAIFAAEPSIPRAFDPEGLEETFTFWSIVPPQSIFRGIEELPPGCIQTYTAEGMAEKRFYEPHYPHDGAHSFQGSIDEATEAVREVLEEAVRLRILRSDVPVGCYLSGGLDSSLVAALGLGVKGDKFCTYSLRFEDAEFDETDYQRIMADRLGSEHHEVMVSRRDIAEAFPLVVLHTERPILRTAPTPLFLLSKLVHDSNIKVVLTGEGADEMFAGYDLFREAKVRRFWARQPESEWRPRLLERLYPYLARSPVTTRNLATAFFGRDLAHWREPGFSHGPRWQTTAALKRLLSPEIRTAVAGRDVATELLASFPAAFHKWSFLAQDQYLECRTLLSGYLLSSQGDRMLMAHSVEGRFPFLDPNVTTLANSLPDTYKLHVLDEKHILKRAAAGLVPRVVRWRKKQPYRAPDALSFIEEKAPEWVDMMMSEEAVRKAGIFDPIAVGRLWKKCRTAERRGPFSNSDNMAVVGVLSTQLLHDRYIRQSFNDIAKIQLQTMVDHVEKKVGP is encoded by the coding sequence ATGTGCGGCATCGCCGGCATCGTGAATTTCAGAGGCGATGCTCCGCCGGAGACGGCGTCGCTGCGGCGGATGGCCGGCGCTCTCCGCCACCGGGGTCCCGACGCGTTCGGCGTCTATCGGGATAAGATCGCCGGACTGGCGCATGCCCGGCTTTCCATCATCGATCTCGTGACCGGCCAGCAACCCCTCTGCAACGAGAACGAAAAGCTCTGGATCACCTTCAACGGTGAAATCTACAATTATGTCGAGCTGCGGAGACAGCTGGTTGATCTAGGACACTCATTTCGGACACAAAGCGATACCGAGGTTATTGTCCACGCCTATGAGGAGTGGGGTCATGAGGCCTTCGCGCGCTTTAACGGCCAATTCGCCTTTGCTCTTTGGAATTCAGAATCAAAAAAATTGATTCTCGCGCGGGATCCGCACGGGATTCGTCCTCTCTATATATGCCGGCACAAGTCCTCACTCTTCTTCGCCAGTGAAGTGAAGGCCATCTTCGCCGCCGAGCCCTCCATTCCCCGCGCCTTCGATCCTGAAGGCCTGGAGGAAACTTTTACATTCTGGTCGATTGTCCCGCCACAATCGATCTTTCGAGGCATTGAGGAGCTGCCGCCGGGTTGCATCCAAACCTATACGGCCGAGGGGATGGCGGAAAAACGCTTCTATGAGCCTCATTATCCGCATGACGGCGCGCACTCATTTCAGGGATCGATCGATGAGGCGACAGAAGCGGTCCGTGAGGTGCTGGAAGAGGCGGTTCGTCTTCGAATTTTGCGATCCGATGTTCCTGTGGGATGTTATCTCTCCGGCGGTCTTGACAGTTCTCTTGTCGCGGCCCTCGGTCTCGGCGTGAAAGGCGACAAGTTTTGCACCTATTCCCTGCGCTTTGAAGACGCCGAGTTTGACGAGACCGACTACCAGCGGATCATGGCGGATCGGCTGGGCAGCGAGCATCATGAGGTGATGGTTTCCCGGCGGGATATCGCCGAGGCCTTCCCGCTGGTGGTCCTCCACACCGAGCGGCCGATCCTCCGCACCGCTCCAACCCCTTTGTTCCTCCTTTCAAAGCTCGTGCATGATTCGAATATCAAGGTCGTGCTGACCGGCGAGGGGGCCGACGAGATGTTCGCCGGCTACGATCTTTTCCGTGAGGCGAAGGTCCGTCGTTTCTGGGCCCGGCAACCCGAGTCGGAATGGCGCCCCCGCCTCCTTGAGCGGCTCTATCCCTATCTCGCCCGATCACCGGTCACGACCCGCAATCTGGCAACTGCTTTTTTTGGGCGGGATCTGGCGCATTGGCGGGAGCCGGGTTTCTCCCACGGCCCGCGCTGGCAGACAACCGCCGCTCTCAAGAGACTCCTCTCCCCAGAGATTCGCACCGCCGTCGCGGGGCGCGATGTCGCCACCGAACTGCTCGCTTCATTCCCGGCCGCGTTCCACAAATGGTCGTTTCTCGCCCAGGACCAGTACCTGGAATGCCGTACCCTGCTATCAGGTTATCTACTTTCGTCCCAAGGGGATAGAATGTTGATGGCCCACTCCGTGGAGGGCCGCTTCCCCTTCCTCGATCCCAATGTGACCACTCTCGCCAATTCCCTGCCCGATACCTACAAGCTGCATGTTCTGGATGAGAAACATATCCTGAAGCGCGCCGCCGCCGGATTGGTGCCTCGCGTCGTCCGCTGGCGGAAGAAGCAACCCTACCGGGCGCCGGATGCCCTTTCTTTTATCGAGGAGAAGGCACCGGAATGGGTCGACATGATGATGAGCGAGGAGGCTGTTCGGAAGGCCGGGATCTTCGATCCGATCGCTGTCGGGAGGCTTTGGAAAAAATGCCGGACGGCGGAGCGCCGCGGTCCGTTTTCAAATTCAGACAATATGGCCGTCGTCGGGGTTCTCTCGACCCAACTGCTCCATGACCGGTACATCCGGCAATCCTTCAATGACATCGCCAAGATTCAGCTCCAGACAATGGTCGATCATGTCGAAAAGAAGGTTGGGCCATAA
- a CDS encoding acyl carrier protein has product MDIKEKVRNFITESFYVVDEMKLNDDSSLLEKGVVDSTGILEVIAFLEEKFSLQVEENEMVADNFDSISSITHFICKKLGLVVPQRNASDTPLSEAAN; this is encoded by the coding sequence ATGGATATCAAAGAGAAAGTACGCAACTTCATCACCGAAAGCTTTTATGTGGTCGATGAGATGAAGCTCAACGACGATAGTTCCCTTCTGGAGAAGGGGGTTGTTGACTCCACCGGTATTCTCGAGGTGATCGCTTTTCTCGAAGAGAAATTCTCGCTTCAGGTAGAAGAGAACGAGATGGTTGCAGACAATTTCGATTCCATTTCCAGCATAACACATTTCATCTGCAAAAAACTCGGCCTGGTAGTGCCGCAGCGGAACGCTTCGGACACACCGCTGAGCGAAGCCGCCAACTGA
- the pgsW gene encoding poly-gamma-glutamate system protein, protein MRRIFTKDITKDITKNLPWTRRIDVFLVVLALIGIGFHMAAEATRILKPQPHMLEKTQAATCAVRCFEAIRQARMGTPAALDAESDPASTGLVGQEFTQTTTDRGVLEAKLTSINPNFAALFVQYFYDIGLKAGDPVAISFTGSFPALNICMLAAAEELNLKPICITSVGASMWGANDPKFTWLDMETYLSRQRLLKTTSVAASLGGSNDRGRTLSPMGRGLLSEAIKRNGAELLYERTLEEAVQQRISIFNRDAGERGIRAYVNIGGGVASIGNSQNGRLIQPGLNRVLKPYNWAQRGALHYYAKDRIPIIHILNIDALAGMHGFPVAPGVVPAVGEGTIYHKESYDLKIVIPLLLVYMILCFRVLRARQRAVKSAREVSTPAPVAAIADQPAGERRGG, encoded by the coding sequence TTGAGGCGAATATTTACTAAAGACATTACTAAAGACATCACAAAAAACCTTCCCTGGACGCGGCGGATCGATGTCTTTTTAGTCGTTTTGGCCCTCATCGGGATTGGGTTTCACATGGCCGCCGAGGCGACGCGGATCTTGAAGCCCCAGCCGCATATGCTTGAGAAGACCCAGGCGGCGACCTGCGCCGTCCGATGTTTCGAGGCGATCCGCCAGGCGCGGATGGGAACGCCCGCCGCGCTGGATGCCGAAAGCGATCCGGCCTCGACCGGACTGGTCGGCCAGGAGTTCACCCAAACGACGACGGATCGGGGTGTCCTCGAAGCGAAGCTGACATCAATCAACCCGAACTTCGCCGCCCTTTTTGTGCAGTACTTCTATGACATTGGATTGAAAGCCGGCGATCCGGTTGCGATCAGTTTCACGGGATCGTTTCCGGCCTTAAATATTTGCATGCTTGCCGCCGCCGAGGAATTGAACCTGAAACCGATCTGTATCACTTCCGTCGGCGCCAGTATGTGGGGGGCCAATGATCCAAAGTTCACATGGCTCGATATGGAGACTTACCTGAGTCGGCAGAGGCTTCTCAAAACGACGAGCGTCGCCGCTTCCCTGGGAGGCAGCAATGACCGCGGTCGAACGCTGAGCCCCATGGGCCGCGGCCTTCTCAGCGAAGCGATTAAGCGCAACGGCGCCGAATTGCTCTATGAGAGGACGCTTGAAGAAGCGGTCCAGCAGCGAATCAGTATCTTCAACCGCGATGCGGGCGAGCGGGGCATCCGCGCCTATGTCAATATCGGTGGCGGCGTCGCCAGTATCGGTAACAGCCAAAATGGGCGGTTGATACAACCCGGGCTCAACCGGGTATTGAAACCGTACAACTGGGCGCAACGGGGCGCCTTGCACTATTATGCGAAGGACCGCATCCCGATCATACACATTTTGAATATTGACGCTCTCGCTGGAATGCATGGATTTCCCGTTGCACCAGGCGTTGTACCGGCGGTGGGAGAGGGGACGATTTATCATAAGGAGTCTTATGATCTTAAAATCGTGATTCCCCTGTTGCTGGTCTATATGATCCTGTGCTTCAGGGTCCTAAGAGCGCGTCAGCGCGCTGTAAAGTCCGCGCGAGAAGTTTCTACACCCGCACCGGTAGCAGCGATAGCGGATCAGCCGGCCGGTGAAAGGAGAGGCGGATGA
- the pgsC gene encoding poly-gamma-glutamate biosynthesis protein PgsC, translating into MLIAEAIGLGLVASLLFTEAVGFAAGGFVVPGYIALFLDQPLKLLGTSIAAVITFVCVKLAGRVFLLYGRRNLVLAVLLGFVFGALMERLPVIAFTSREGISAIGYIIPGLIAYWMTRQGIIQTVAAMFIAAVLVRLALIVLHGGALLEANIY; encoded by the coding sequence TTGTTGATTGCCGAAGCGATTGGTTTGGGCCTTGTCGCAAGTCTTCTTTTTACCGAAGCGGTCGGATTCGCCGCCGGGGGTTTTGTTGTCCCGGGGTATATCGCACTCTTTCTTGACCAGCCGTTGAAACTTTTGGGCACCTCTATCGCCGCCGTCATCACCTTTGTCTGCGTCAAGTTGGCGGGCCGCGTCTTTTTGCTCTACGGCCGGAGGAACCTGGTTCTGGCCGTCCTTCTGGGATTTGTTTTCGGCGCGCTCATGGAGCGGCTTCCGGTGATCGCTTTTACCTCCCGCGAAGGGATATCCGCCATCGGGTACATCATTCCGGGTTTGATTGCCTACTGGATGACCCGCCAGGGAATTATACAAACCGTCGCTGCAATGTTTATTGCCGCCGTCCTTGTTCGCCTTGCACTGATTGTGCTACACGGAGGAGCCCTTCTTGAGGCGAATATTTACTAA
- the typA gene encoding translational GTPase TypA — translation MTLTNLSPSSTANLRNIAIIAHVDHGKTTLVDEIMKQCHLFREGQEVIERMLDSNDLERERGITIRSKNIAVNYGDTRINIIDTPGHSDFGGEVERVLKMADGVLLLVDAFEGPMPQTRFVLQKALQLHLRPIVVINKVDREGSRPLEVQEEVLDLFIELDADDEQLEFPTVYAAGRDGWAIAELKDERKDLTPLLEMIVEHIPAPVRNEGPVQMLCTALDHSDYVGRIGIGRVFRGCLKVGEPVAVIKRDGSSRSAMITQLFLFEGLGRREVAQADCGDICAVVGLADVEIGDTLADPLQPDPLPLIAMDEPTLTMSFLVNTSPFFGKEGRYCSSRHLRERLFKETERDMALRVENTSSPDEFKVSGRGILHLSILMENMRREGYEFMVGQPRVIYKEINGKKAEPVEVLTVDVAAEHAGTVIEHLGTRRAEMMQMVNREGRSLIKFHVPSRGLIGFRSRMLQATSGEIVLNHRFLQYEYFKGSIPQRQTGSIISMAQGPAVPFALDALQSRGRFFIEPGDKLYIGQVIGESPKEGDIVVNAQKTKKLTNMRAAASDRSLKVAPAAKMSLEDCLEHVGADEYVEVTPASIRMRKALLDVHDRKRSERASAKLEVD, via the coding sequence ATGACTTTGACTAATCTATCCCCTTCATCAACGGCGAACCTTCGCAACATCGCCATTATCGCGCACGTCGATCACGGCAAGACCACCCTCGTGGACGAGATCATGAAGCAGTGTCACCTGTTCCGAGAGGGTCAGGAGGTGATCGAACGCATGCTGGACTCAAACGACCTGGAGCGAGAACGGGGCATTACCATCCGCTCCAAGAACATCGCCGTGAACTATGGCGACACGCGCATCAACATCATCGACACGCCCGGCCACTCGGATTTCGGCGGCGAGGTCGAGCGGGTGTTGAAGATGGCCGACGGCGTCCTGCTGTTGGTCGACGCTTTCGAGGGGCCCATGCCCCAAACTCGTTTTGTCCTTCAGAAGGCGCTGCAACTGCATCTGCGGCCTATCGTCGTTATCAACAAGGTAGACCGCGAGGGGTCAAGGCCCCTGGAAGTACAAGAGGAAGTGCTGGATCTCTTTATCGAGCTGGATGCCGATGACGAGCAGCTTGAGTTCCCTACCGTCTACGCCGCGGGCCGGGATGGCTGGGCCATCGCCGAGTTGAAGGACGAGCGCAAGGACCTAACGCCCCTGCTCGAGATGATCGTTGAGCATATACCGGCGCCGGTCAGGAACGAGGGGCCCGTTCAGATGCTCTGCACGGCCCTTGACCACAGCGATTACGTCGGCCGCATCGGCATCGGGCGCGTCTTCCGGGGCTGCCTGAAAGTGGGGGAGCCCGTCGCCGTCATCAAGAGGGACGGCAGCTCGCGCAGCGCCATGATTACCCAACTCTTCCTCTTCGAGGGTTTGGGCCGCCGCGAGGTGGCGCAGGCCGATTGCGGCGACATCTGCGCGGTTGTGGGTCTGGCCGATGTGGAAATTGGCGACACCCTGGCCGATCCCCTGCAGCCCGATCCCCTGCCGCTGATCGCTATGGATGAGCCCACCCTCACCATGAGTTTCTTGGTCAACACAAGTCCCTTCTTCGGGAAGGAAGGGCGCTACTGCTCGAGCCGCCATTTACGGGAACGTCTCTTCAAGGAGACCGAACGCGACATGGCCCTGCGCGTGGAAAACACATCCAGCCCCGATGAATTCAAGGTGTCAGGCCGGGGGATCCTGCATTTATCGATTCTAATGGAGAATATGCGGCGGGAAGGCTACGAATTCATGGTCGGTCAGCCGCGGGTTATCTATAAGGAGATCAATGGGAAAAAAGCCGAGCCCGTGGAAGTGCTGACCGTCGATGTGGCGGCCGAACACGCCGGCACGGTCATTGAACACCTGGGCACCCGCCGAGCCGAGATGATGCAGATGGTGAATCGCGAGGGGCGCAGCCTCATCAAGTTCCACGTGCCCAGCCGCGGCCTCATCGGTTTCCGCAGCCGCATGTTGCAGGCCACCTCGGGGGAGATCGTTCTCAACCACCGCTTCCTTCAATACGAGTATTTCAAAGGCTCCATTCCCCAACGCCAGACAGGCAGCATCATCTCCATGGCCCAGGGCCCGGCGGTTCCCTTCGCCCTGGACGCGCTCCAAAGCCGCGGCCGATTCTTCATCGAGCCGGGGGATAAACTCTACATCGGCCAGGTGATCGGCGAGAGCCCCAAGGAAGGGGATATCGTCGTCAATGCCCAAAAGACCAAGAAGCTGACGAATATGCGCGCGGCCGCCTCCGACCGGAGCCTCAAGGTCGCGCCGGCCGCAAAAATGAGTCTGGAGGATTGCCTGGAACACGTGGGCGCGGACGAGTATGTGGAGGTGACCCCGGCCAGCATCCGCATGCGCAAGGCCCTGCTCGACGTGCACGACCGCAAACGCTCCGAGCGGGCATCGGCCAAACTCGAGGTGGATTGA
- a CDS encoding nucleoside hydrolase encodes MHLPRKFLVTICLLCAPALALAHSATKIPIIVDTDMALDDIRAIVLLSQYEGVNLLAGITSDGACAPETGAVNLRRIVSRVGWGPVPVAAGRALEGDPPPWRPLAESMGWSDLGETLETTPLTTHRDGFELLSETLARQDNVIYICLGPLSNLADLLLRDPSLAERIAVVQYYGSPPDSPEPSWNTARDLESAKRVFAAGLRIRCLQLPDDQLLRYDKDLADAVCGLGGTASDLLCAIHSSDRVQALVTDGHFRCWDEAAVLDLLFPELFAWQPAASGAGLEWHFDLALGRQRYLDLLAGDLSMKHGHRHTVNLRAFPTEPEQLRADVAAIAEETLSRHGREEWNTILLTNELHRHLGIYSILGAKMGIRARELLAGGLDDLSVVSCAGSTPPLSCLTDGLQVATGATLGRGTISVHPQESRPGATFRNGEQAVDLQIKDDVIAQIRADIQKCIDEHGALTPAYWSAVRALALRYWLEMDRARIFKEVWLKDGR; translated from the coding sequence ATGCATCTACCCAGGAAATTTCTTGTCACCATCTGCCTCCTCTGCGCGCCCGCCCTGGCCTTGGCCCATTCGGCGACAAAAATCCCCATCATCGTCGATACGGACATGGCTCTGGATGATATCCGGGCGATCGTTCTGTTGAGCCAGTACGAGGGGGTGAATCTGCTGGCCGGCATAACCTCTGACGGCGCCTGCGCGCCTGAAACCGGAGCGGTGAATCTGCGCCGCATCGTGTCTCGAGTAGGATGGGGCCCGGTGCCCGTGGCTGCCGGACGCGCGCTGGAAGGAGATCCGCCCCCCTGGCGTCCCCTGGCCGAATCCATGGGCTGGTCCGACCTCGGCGAGACGTTGGAGACCACACCCCTCACAACACACAGGGATGGGTTCGAACTGCTATCGGAGACGCTGGCCCGACAGGACAATGTGATTTATATCTGCTTGGGGCCCTTGAGCAATCTGGCGGATCTTCTCCTCCGCGACCCGTCGTTGGCGGAACGGATCGCCGTGGTTCAATACTATGGATCTCCACCGGACAGCCCGGAGCCCTCATGGAACACGGCGCGGGATCTGGAATCGGCGAAACGCGTCTTCGCTGCCGGCCTGCGGATTCGCTGCCTGCAGCTCCCGGATGATCAACTTCTGCGCTACGACAAGGATTTGGCCGATGCCGTCTGTGGTCTTGGAGGGACCGCGTCGGATCTGTTGTGTGCGATCCACAGTTCCGACAGGGTACAAGCGCTTGTTACAGACGGACACTTCCGCTGTTGGGACGAGGCGGCTGTGCTGGACCTTCTCTTTCCAGAACTCTTTGCCTGGCAGCCCGCGGCCAGTGGGGCCGGATTGGAATGGCACTTCGACCTCGCGCTGGGCCGTCAGCGATATCTTGACCTTCTCGCTGGAGATTTGAGCATGAAACATGGGCACCGCCATACGGTTAATCTGCGCGCCTTCCCCACGGAACCCGAGCAGCTCCGGGCCGACGTCGCCGCCATCGCCGAGGAAACTTTGTCGCGGCATGGAAGAGAGGAATGGAACACCATACTGCTGACCAATGAGCTGCATCGTCACTTGGGCATTTACTCGATCCTGGGCGCCAAAATGGGCATCCGCGCCCGCGAGTTGCTGGCCGGGGGGCTTGATGATCTGAGTGTTGTCAGCTGCGCCGGATCGACGCCGCCTCTCAGCTGTCTCACCGACGGCCTCCAGGTGGCCACCGGCGCCACGCTGGGCCGGGGCACGATCTCGGTTCATCCGCAGGAAAGCCGGCCGGGAGCCACCTTCCGCAACGGTGAGCAGGCTGTCGATCTGCAGATCAAAGACGATGTCATTGCTCAAATTCGGGCGGATATCCAGAAGTGCATCGACGAGCATGGCGCCCTGACCCCAGCCTATTGGTCCGCCGTGCGCGCGCTGGCTCTTCGTTATTGGCTGGAGATGGACCGCGCCCGGATTTTTAAAGAGGTCTGGCTTAAGGATGGCCGGTAA
- the nadE gene encoding NAD(+) synthase, with protein sequence MFKKSVLRIDSAVATEEITEAIRYQVLGTMHRRGAVIGLSGGIDSSVAAALCVKALGPERVFGIFMPERDSSGDSLALGRSLADSLGIETLVEDLAPALEAVGCYARQIEAIRDVAPEYGDGYRCKLVLPSILEGDRLNVYHLTIHPPDGAEYTVRLSPKAYLQLVAATNFKQRFRKAMEYYHADRLNYAVTGTPNRLEYDQGFFVKQGDGAADFKPIAHLYKTQVYQLAKYLDVPEEIRNRPPTTDTYSMPQTQEEFYFSLPYDKMDLCLYGYNHGVSPIEVAMATGLTEQQIASVYKDIESKRRTTKYQHMPPQLVQEVSDFKVTV encoded by the coding sequence ATGTTTAAAAAGAGTGTTTTGAGGATCGATTCAGCGGTCGCCACCGAGGAAATTACAGAGGCGATTCGATATCAGGTTTTGGGGACCATGCACCGGCGGGGGGCGGTCATCGGACTTTCCGGCGGAATCGACAGCTCGGTGGCCGCGGCCCTTTGTGTCAAGGCGCTGGGGCCCGAGCGGGTCTTTGGAATCTTCATGCCGGAGCGGGACTCGAGCGGCGACTCCCTCGCGCTGGGCCGCTCCCTCGCTGATAGCCTCGGCATCGAGACCCTTGTGGAGGATCTGGCGCCCGCGCTGGAGGCGGTCGGTTGCTATGCCCGCCAGATCGAGGCGATCCGCGATGTGGCGCCTGAATATGGAGATGGATACCGGTGCAAGCTGGTCCTGCCGTCGATCCTCGAGGGTGATCGCCTGAATGTCTATCACCTCACCATCCACCCGCCGGATGGGGCGGAGTATACCGTCCGGCTCTCGCCGAAGGCTTACCTGCAACTCGTCGCGGCGACCAATTTCAAACAGCGTTTCCGCAAGGCGATGGAATATTATCATGCGGATCGGTTGAACTATGCCGTCACCGGCACACCGAACCGTCTTGAGTATGATCAGGGATTTTTTGTAAAACAAGGCGACGGAGCGGCGGATTTCAAGCCGATCGCCCACCTCTACAAGACACAAGTTTATCAATTGGCGAAATACCTTGATGTGCCCGAAGAAATCCGCAACCGGCCGCCGACGACCGACACCTACTCAATGCCACAAACACAGGAAGAGTTCTATTTTTCGCTTCCTTACGACAAAATGGATCTCTGCCTCTATGGATACAACCATGGCGTGTCGCCCATCGAAGTCGCCATGGCGACGGGTTTGACCGAACAGCAGATCGCGTCGGTGTACAAAGATATCGAGTCAAAGCGGCGGACGACGAAGTATCAGCATATGCCTCCCCAGCTTGTACAAGAGGTATCGGACTTCAAGGTCACCGTCTAA